ACTTTCGCTTTCGCTGCATGGCTCGGTCTCTCCGCGCCCCGCGCGCGCGCCGAAAACGCGCTCACCTACAAATACGAGGACTACAGTGAGGCGAGCGATCGCATCGCCGTCACCACGCAGAGCGCACTCCTCGAACAGGACCTCGGTCACGACTTCCGCCTGAAGCTCCAGGGCGTCACCGACGCGATCGTCGGCGCCACGCCCAACGGCCAGCCCGCCCCCGCGGGCAGCGATCAGGTCGTGCTCACGCACATCAGCGAGCGCCGCCATGAGTGGTCGCTCGATCTCTCGCGCCAGCTTGCGCTTTGGAATCTGGCCGCCAGCTACGCCAACAGCCGCGAGAGCGACTACCACTCGCAAGGCTGGTCCCTGAACGCACTCGGCCATTTCAACGAGAAGAACACCACGCTCCTCCTGGGCGTTGGCGGCACGAGCGACGACGTGAAGGTTTTCTACCAAGCGCCGTGGGTGCGGAAACGCTCCCTCGATCTCGCGGCGGGAGTGACCCAGCTCCTCGATGCGAACACCTCGATCGCATTCAACCTCTCACTCAGCCGCGCGACCGGCTACCTCAACGACCAATATAAGCTCGTCCAAAAATCCATCGAGGTCGGCCCGGGCGTTTTCCTGCCGTTCACGTTCGGCGAAAACCGTCCCGACGAACGCACGAAGTGGATCGCGCTCGCCTCGGTTAATCGCGCGCTGCCGTCGGCCGCCGCCGCGATCGAGGCGAGTTACCGCTTCTATCACGACACATTCGGAACCAGCAGCCACACCGTCGATTTTTCCTGGCTGCAAAAGCTCGGTGCGCGCCTCGTGCTCATTCCGCACCTGCGCCTCTACACGCAGAGCGCGGCGGACTTCTACTACTACCGGCTCGATGGCACGAACATCACGCCCACTGGCGGCGCGCCGCGATCTGGCGGGCCGTTCTATTCCTCCGACTACCGCCTCTCTGAACTGCGCTCGACAACCCTTGCGCTGAAAGCAGTCGCGACGCTCTCCTTGCGCTGGCAACTCGACGCCGAGCTTGCGCGCTACGACATGCACGGACGCGATCGTGTGACGCCGGCCAGCGCTTATCCGCGGGCGAACATCGTCACGCTCGGCGCGAGATTTTCCTGGTAACCGCGTGCTACGCTCGCCGCCCGTGCCCGCCATGACTGCCGAGACACCCACGAGCATTCGTGCCCGCGCCGCGTCCGCCGGCGATTCGTCGCTGCGTCTGCTCGCGTTTCCGGCGCTCGGCACCACTTGCGAGGTCCAATACGTCGCCGCCGATGCTGCACAAGCGACCGCGTTCGAGCGCGCGGTCGTGGAGTGGGTGAGCGGCTTCGAAACGAAATATTCGCGCTTCCGCCCGACGAGCCTGGTCAGCCGCATCAACGACGCGGCCGGCCGCGCCTGGGTCGACGTCGACGCCGACATGGAGCAAATGCTCGCGCTCGGCGACGCATTGTTCGCCACCACCGGCGGCGTGCTCGATCCGACGGCGTTGCCTCTGCTGGCGCTTTGGAACTGGAAGGCAGACCATCCGAAGATCCCCGTGCAGGCCCAGATCGACGCGGCCCGTCGGTTGGTGGGATGGCGTAAAGTGCAGCGCCTGCCCGGGAAGGTATTTCTGCCCGAGAGAGGTATGGCCCTGGACTTCGGCGGCTTCGGCAAGGAATACGCCGTCGATATCGTGGCCCACCTTGCGCGGGAGCACGGCATTGCGTGCGCGCTGATCGATTTCGGCCGCGATGTATTCGTGCTGGGTGCCCCGCCCGGTCGGGCGGCGTGGCATCTCGGTCTCGAGGATCCGCACAGCCCCGGTGCGACGTGGGGCAGCATCGCGGTGCGTGGCGGACTCGGTGTCGCCTCGTCGGGCGACTATGTGCGCTGCTTCACGATCGATGGGCGGCGATACGGGCACATCGTCGATCCGCGGTCGGGCCGTCCGGTTGACAACGGCTGCCGACAGGTGACGGTTGTCGCCGATACGTGCCTGCAAGCCGGCGTGCTGTCGACCGCGGCTTTCGTTCTCGGCGCGGCGCGCGGGATGGAACTGATCGAGCATTGTCCCGGCGCGGAGGGAGTGATCGTGACCGAAACCGCGCGCCATCACAGTCGTGGTTTTCATGCCTATGTGGTCGCTTGAAATGCATGGATGTCGTTGGCGCCGCCTGGTGGCGCTGCTGGTTGCCGTCGCCTCGTTCGCGGGCGTCCACGGGCGTGTCGCGGTCGGCGACGCATTTCCGTCGCTCCAGGAGCCGACGTTCGCGCTCGAGGGTAAGCTGCCGCCCTTGTCGGGTCGTGTGCTCCTGGTGGATTTCTGGGCGTCGTGGTGCGAGCCGTGCCGGGCCTCCTTTCCCTTCTACGCCCGGCTCCACGCTGACTACGGTGCGCGCGGACTCACGATCGTCGGGGTCAGCGTCGACAAGCAGCGGGCCGCTTACGAGGAGTTCCGCAAGCGCTTCGCGCCTCCGTTTCCGACGATGCGCGACGCACAGCTTCGCCTCGCCGCATCCGTGGACGTTCCAGCGATGCCGACCTGCTTTCTCATTGGGCGAAATGGTCGTGTGCGCTTCGTGGAAGTGGGCTTCCACGGTGTGGACGCCGGCGCGGAACTCGTGCGCGCGATCGAGGCGGCCCTGGCCGAAAACTGACTCTTATGAAAAAGAATCGTCTCCTCCAGTTGCTGACCTTGCCGGTCCTCGCGATCGGCGCTCTGGTGCTCAGTGGGTGCGCGTCGACCGATCTTGCGCGTGTGAAACCCTACGAACGGGAGGCTTTCGCGCACTACACGATGCGTGCCGACCGCGATCCGCTCGCGACGATGATGAATGAGCACATTTTCTTTTCGCGCGAGGCGGCAACCGGCGGACGCGGCGTGAAAGGGAGTGGCTGCGGTTGCAACTGAGGTCGGCGACGGGGTGGGATCAGTCGCGGCAAACGCCGTCGACAAAGTGCCGCGCTCCGCCGAGAAGAATCCCGGCTCCCCGCCATGCGAATCCTGATCATCGAGGACGAACTGCAGCTCGCGCGGCACGTCACCCGCGCGCTCGTGCGCAACGGGCACTTCGTCAATACCCAGTCTGACGGGGCAGTCGGCCTGCGCACGGCGCTGACTGAGCTGCCCGACCTTGTCGTGCTCGATTTGAACCTGCCCACGCTCGACGGGCTCTCTGTGCTCGCGCAACTCCGCGAGGCGGCTCATCCCGCGCGGGTGTTGATCCTGACGGCGCGCGGCGATGTCGAGCACCGCGTAAAAGGGCTGAAAGCCGGGGCCGACGACTACCTCGCGAAGCCGTTCTCCCTCGAAGAGCTCGTCGCCCGGGTGGAAGCACTGGGACGGCGCGGCGTGCCCGTCGACAAAGCCGATCTGCTGAGGGTGGCGGACCTCGCGATGGACGTCATTCATCGCCGTGTCACGCGCGCGGGCCAGCCCGTCGCGCTCTCGCCGCGCGAGTTCGATCTGTTGCAAGTGCTGATGCAGGAGCCCGGGCGGATTTTTTCGCGGACCGAGCTTTGCGAGCGCATTTGGCAGAGGGATCACGAATACGACACGCGCACCGTCGAGATCTTCGTCACTCGGCTCCGAAAGAAGGTGGACGCGGGATTTGCGGTGCCGCTCATTCACACCAAACGCCTCGTGGGCTACACGATTCAGGTGCCCGCGTGAGCGCTTGCCGCTCCGTGAGACCAGCCGCCATCCTCGCGCTCAATCCGCTCCATGAAATCCTGGCCTATGTTCCGTTCTGCGTCGTTTTTCACTGTCCGGTGGACGGCGGCTGCGATGGCTTGGGTCGGTCTGGCTGCGGTGGTGCACGCGGATTGCGCCATCGACGGACGCGTGACGCTGCCGAAGTCGCGTGCGACGCCGGTGGTCAACCAGCGCTACGAGATCGTTTCGCAGGGCGGCGTGCTCGGAACCAATCCGCCGCTCGCGGTGGTCTACCTGAGCGGCGATTTTCCAGAGTCGGCGAAGCGCCCGACAGTTCAGGTGGCGCAGGAAAACATGGCGTTCGTGCCGGCGCTGCTGGTGATCCGCACGGGCACGACCGTCGAGTTTCCCAATCAAGACGATGTCTACCACAACATCTTCTCCTATTCGCCCACCAAGCGGTTCGATCTGGGGCGTTACCGGAAGGAGGATAAGCCGGTGCCGTCCGTCGTTTTCGATGCGGCTGGCTTGGTCGTGTTGCGGTGCGACATCCACGAACACATGCGCGGGCTGATCCTCGTGCTCGATTCGCCTCATTTCACCACGACGGACGCCGACGGGCGATTTCGTTTGCGCGGTTTGCCGGCGGGGCGTTTCACGCTGAAGGTCTGGCGCGACAGCCGCACTACGATCGAGCGGGTGGTGGAGTTGCGCGACGGCGAGACCCTGCAGCTCGATTTTCCGTGAAGGAATCAACTTCGCCCTCCAGCGCGGTGCCGGGCTTCAGAACGAAGCTGATGGTGGCGATGATGGTGGTGGTTTCCGTCGCGACGGCGCTGGGCCTGTTTTACTCGCAGCGCAATGTGGCGGAGTCGGTGCGCCGCGATTTCGAGCGCGAGTTCCGCGCGGAGGTGGCGGCGGTCCATGCGGCGCAGGAGGTTCGCGATGCCGCACTCGGCGAACGATGCCGCACCCTTGCGACCAAGCCGCGTTTGCGCGCGGCGCTGGAGGATAATGCGCTCGACCTGCTGTATCCAAGTGCGCGCGACGAGTTGGCGGGAGTGGTCGCGGGTTCGGCCGAGGCGCGCGCGTCGGCCACTTCGTTCCAGGCTGAGTTCTATCGCTTCGTGGATGCGCGCGGCAGCGTCATCGATCCGCCTGACGCGCGCGGAGTGGGTTTGTTGTCACCTGCGGCCGAGCGCCAGCTCGGCACCCGCGATGCGCCCACGAACATGCAGCGCGGTTACATCGCGGACGGCGAAATCCTGCACGAGATTCTCGCGATCCCCATTCCTTCGTCCGAAACGGGCGAGACCATCGCGGTGCTGGTGCTCGGCTTTCGCCCGCCCGCCCTCGGCCGAATCACCGGCGCATCTTTCGCGCGAGGTTTGTGGCTTTCGGGCCGCCTGCACTTGCCGGGGGTGGGCCCGGGCGCGGCGAGCGCGGTGGCGACGCGTCTGGCCGAGGACGCGTCGGTATGGGCGAAAAGCGAACACCGTCTCGAACTGGAGGTCGGGGAGCAGCGCTGCCTGGTGTTCTACAAGCTGCTCAATCCCGCTTCCGGTTATCCGCCGGCTTACGAAGTGTGCGCGTATCCGCTCGACGATCTGGCGGCGCGGCAACGACGGCTGCTCTGGCAGTTCGCGGCCGTTTGGGCCGCGCTGGTGGTGGGATCGTTCCTTGCCAACCGTGTGCTCGCGACGCGACTCAGCCGTCCCGTCGAGGCCCTGGCCTTTGATTCGGAGCAAAACCGGGCGGAATTGAGACGCACCGAAGCCGCATTGGAGATGAGCCAGGAAGGGCTTGAACGCACCGCCCGGTTTTCCGCGAACGCCTCGCACCAGCTTAAGACGCCGGTGGCCGTGTTGCGCACCGGGCTCGAGGACTTGCTGGCGAGTCGGAAGCTGGATCGTGAAGTCCGGGAAGAGGTCTCGTCGCTGGTCCACCAGACGTTCCGGCTTTCGAGTGTGATCGAGGATCTGCTCCTGCTCTCGCGCCTCGACGAGGGGCGCTTGCAGCTCGAGATGGAGACGGTGGATCTGGTGCCTTTGATCGATGCTTGGCTGGACGACCTGAGTGCGCTGCCCGACAGCCGCGACCTCAGCGTTGAAAAGCACCTGCCGGCTACTTTGCCCGTCCGCGGGGAGAAGCGTTACACCAGCTTGATCCTGCAAAATCTCCTCGAGAACGCGCGCAAATACAACCGGACCGGCGGCCGCGTGCAGATCGCGGCGACGGTCACGGACACGGCAGTGCGCCTGGTGATCGGCAATACCGGCCCCACGATTCCTGCCGATGCACAGGCGCATATCTTCGAGCGTTTCCATCGTGGCGTGGTCGCCGAAAACAAGCCGGGCCATGGGTTGGGGCTCAATCTGGCGCGGGAGCTCGCCCGGCTTCACCGCGGCGATCTCGAGTTGCTTCGCTCGACCGAGGACTGGACGGAGTTCGCCGTCTACTTTACGCGCGTCGCGCCGGAGCCGTCGCCATGAGGATCGCACGAATGATCTCGCTCTTGCCGGCCGTGCTGCCGCTGGTGGCGCACGCTTGGGAAGACGACTGGATCGACCGCCTCGATGCGGCGTTGACCGGAACGGCCGCGCATGGCTCCTGGCGCGCGCGAATCAGCGGCACCGTGGAGGTGAACTACTACCGCTTCGATCAGCCGGCGCCGGGACTCATCGAGGAGACCGGGCACGGGCTCTTTGATCCGCGGCTCGTCCTGTTTG
This window of the Candidatus Didemnitutus sp. genome carries:
- a CDS encoding DUF4266 domain-containing protein, whose translation is MKKNRLLQLLTLPVLAIGALVLSGCASTDLARVKPYEREAFAHYTMRADRDPLATMMNEHIFFSREAATGGRGVKGSGCGCN
- a CDS encoding TlpA family protein disulfide reductase, whose protein sequence is MALLVAVASFAGVHGRVAVGDAFPSLQEPTFALEGKLPPLSGRVLLVDFWASWCEPCRASFPFYARLHADYGARGLTIVGVSVDKQRAAYEEFRKRFAPPFPTMRDAQLRLAASVDVPAMPTCFLIGRNGRVRFVEVGFHGVDAGAELVRAIEAALAEN
- a CDS encoding HAMP domain-containing histidine kinase yields the protein MKESTSPSSAVPGFRTKLMVAMMVVVSVATALGLFYSQRNVAESVRRDFEREFRAEVAAVHAAQEVRDAALGERCRTLATKPRLRAALEDNALDLLYPSARDELAGVVAGSAEARASATSFQAEFYRFVDARGSVIDPPDARGVGLLSPAAERQLGTRDAPTNMQRGYIADGEILHEILAIPIPSSETGETIAVLVLGFRPPALGRITGASFARGLWLSGRLHLPGVGPGAASAVATRLAEDASVWAKSEHRLELEVGEQRCLVFYKLLNPASGYPPAYEVCAYPLDDLAARQRRLLWQFAAVWAALVVGSFLANRVLATRLSRPVEALAFDSEQNRAELRRTEAALEMSQEGLERTARFSANASHQLKTPVAVLRTGLEDLLASRKLDREVREEVSSLVHQTFRLSSVIEDLLLLSRLDEGRLQLEMETVDLVPLIDAWLDDLSALPDSRDLSVEKHLPATLPVRGEKRYTSLILQNLLENARKYNRTGGRVQIAATVTDTAVRLVIGNTGPTIPADAQAHIFERFHRGVVAENKPGHGLGLNLARELARLHRGDLELLRSTEDWTEFAVYFTRVAPEPSP
- a CDS encoding carboxypeptidase regulatory-like domain-containing protein; its protein translation is MAWVGLAAVVHADCAIDGRVTLPKSRATPVVNQRYEIVSQGGVLGTNPPLAVVYLSGDFPESAKRPTVQVAQENMAFVPALLVIRTGTTVEFPNQDDVYHNIFSYSPTKRFDLGRYRKEDKPVPSVVFDAAGLVVLRCDIHEHMRGLILVLDSPHFTTTDADGRFRLRGLPAGRFTLKVWRDSRTTIERVVELRDGETLQLDFP
- a CDS encoding response regulator transcription factor, with the translated sequence MRILIIEDELQLARHVTRALVRNGHFVNTQSDGAVGLRTALTELPDLVVLDLNLPTLDGLSVLAQLREAAHPARVLILTARGDVEHRVKGLKAGADDYLAKPFSLEELVARVEALGRRGVPVDKADLLRVADLAMDVIHRRVTRAGQPVALSPREFDLLQVLMQEPGRIFSRTELCERIWQRDHEYDTRTVEIFVTRLRKKVDAGFAVPLIHTKRLVGYTIQVPA
- a CDS encoding FAD:protein FMN transferase — encoded protein: MTAETPTSIRARAASAGDSSLRLLAFPALGTTCEVQYVAADAAQATAFERAVVEWVSGFETKYSRFRPTSLVSRINDAAGRAWVDVDADMEQMLALGDALFATTGGVLDPTALPLLALWNWKADHPKIPVQAQIDAARRLVGWRKVQRLPGKVFLPERGMALDFGGFGKEYAVDIVAHLAREHGIACALIDFGRDVFVLGAPPGRAAWHLGLEDPHSPGATWGSIAVRGGLGVASSGDYVRCFTIDGRRYGHIVDPRSGRPVDNGCRQVTVVADTCLQAGVLSTAAFVLGAARGMELIEHCPGAEGVIVTETARHHSRGFHAYVVA
- a CDS encoding DUF3570 domain-containing protein, translated to MTPSTVSSARPRSLGLTFAFAAWLGLSAPRARAENALTYKYEDYSEASDRIAVTTQSALLEQDLGHDFRLKLQGVTDAIVGATPNGQPAPAGSDQVVLTHISERRHEWSLDLSRQLALWNLAASYANSRESDYHSQGWSLNALGHFNEKNTTLLLGVGGTSDDVKVFYQAPWVRKRSLDLAAGVTQLLDANTSIAFNLSLSRATGYLNDQYKLVQKSIEVGPGVFLPFTFGENRPDERTKWIALASVNRALPSAAAAIEASYRFYHDTFGTSSHTVDFSWLQKLGARLVLIPHLRLYTQSAADFYYYRLDGTNITPTGGAPRSGGPFYSSDYRLSELRSTTLALKAVATLSLRWQLDAELARYDMHGRDRVTPASAYPRANIVTLGARFSW